From the Tripterygium wilfordii isolate XIE 37 chromosome 6, ASM1340144v1, whole genome shotgun sequence genome, one window contains:
- the LOC119999405 gene encoding glutathione S-transferase U17-like yields the protein MSKSKEVRLIGAWPSPFVIRARIALNIKSVEYEFLQETFGSKSELLLKSNPVHKKIPVLLHQDKPICESLIIVQYIDEVWSSGPSILPSDPYDRALARFWAAYVDEKLFPSMRGISTAQGEEAKKAAIELFKDVVVVMEDAFGKCGKGKVFFGGEEIGLVDIAFGSMLGWLRVTENMNGVKVFDETTTPKLLGWVERFSAADAVKDVMPETEKLMEFAKLLQAKMRDAAAAAATPK from the exons ATGTCAAAGAGCAAGGAAGTGAGGTTGATTGGGGCTTGGCCAAGCCCATTTGTGATTAGAGCAAGGATAGCCCTCAACATCAAATCTGTAGAGTATGAGTTTCTTCAAGAGACTTTTGGATCTAAGAGTGAgcttctcctcaaatcaaatcCTGTGCACAAGAAAATCCCAGTTCTACTTCACCAAGACAAACCCATATGCGAGTCTCTCATAATTGTGCAGTACATTGATGAGGTCTGGTCCTCTGGCCCCTCAATTCTCCCCTCTGATCCCTATGACCGCGCCCTCGCTCGCTTCTGGGCCGCTTATGTCGATGAAAAG TTGTTTCCTTCGATGAGAGGGATTTCAACGGCACAAGGAGAGGAGGCGAAGAAGGCGGCGATCGAGCTATTCAAAGATGTTGTGGTGGTTATGGAGGATGCATTTGGGAAGTGCGGGAAAGGGAAGGTCTTTTTTGGAGGAGAAGAAATTGGGTTGGTGGACATAGCATTTGGGAGCATGTTGGGGTGGTTGAGAGTGACTGAGAACATGAATGGTGTGAAGGTTTTTGATGAAACCACAACTCCTAAACTTTTGGGATGGGTTGAGAGGTTTTCTGCTGCTGATGCTGTCAAGGATGTTATGCCTGAGACAGAGAAGCTGATGGAGTTCGCCAAGTTACTTCAGGCCAAGATGAGagatgctgctgctgctgctgctactcCTAAGTAG
- the LOC119999407 gene encoding glutathione S-transferase U17-like: MAKSDLKLLGSLGSPFVLRAAIALNIKSVDYEFIEDNLAPKSELLLQTNPVHKKIPVLIHNDKPICESLVIVQYIDEAWSSGPPILPSDPYDRAIARFWAAYIDDKWFPSVRGILFAGGEEERKAVLAQVEEGLLLLEGAVVACSKAKAFFGGDEIGFLDIAFGCFLAWLRVIEKANGAKLLDEAKFPNLTDWAERFCAHAAVKDVMPETDKLAKFAKVLQARKKSAAAAPSK; this comes from the exons ATGGCAAAGAGTGATTTGAAGCTTCTGGGTTCGTTGGGAAGCCCATTTGTGTTGAGGGCTGCAATTGCTCTGAACATCAAATCCGTTGATTATGAGTTTATTGAGGATAACCTTGCACCCAAAAGTGAGCTTCTTCTCCAAACCAATCCTGTGCACAAGAAAATCCCTGTTCTCATTCACAATGACAAACCCATTTGCGAATCTCTCGTAATTGTGCAATATATTGATGAGGCTTGGTCCTCTGGCCCCCCAATTCTTCCTTCTGATCCTTATGACCGTGCCATTGCTCGATTTTGGGCTGCTTATATTGATGATAAG TGGTTTCCATCTGTGAGAGGCATTTTGTTTgctggaggagaagaagaaaggaaagctGTGCTTGCACAAGTGGAAGAAGGTCTATTGCTATTGGAGGGTGCAGTTGTGGCTTGCAGCAAAGCAAAGGCCTTCTTTGGAGGAGATGAGATTGGGTTTTTGGACATTGCTTTTGGGTGTTTCTTGGCATGGCTTAGGGTGATTGAGAAGGCAAATGGAGCGAAATTGCTTGATGAAGCCAAATTCCCAAATCTGACAGATTGGGCTGAGAGGTTTTGTGCTCATGCTGCTGTGAAGGACGTCATGCCTGAGACTGACAAGCTCGCTAAGTTTGCTAAGGTTCTTCAAGCCAGGAAGAAATCTGCTGCAGCTGCTCCATCAAAGTAG
- the LOC119999406 gene encoding glutathione S-transferase U17-like translates to MAKSDLKLLGSLGSPFVLKAAIALNIKSVDYEFIEDNLAPKSELLLQTNPVHKKIPVLIHNDKPICESLVIVQYIDEAWSSGSPILPSDPYDRAIARFWAAYIDDKWFPSVGGILYAGGEEERKAVLAQVEEGLLLLEGAFVDCSKAKAFFGGDEIGFLDIAFGCFLAWLRVNEKANGVKLLDETKFPNLTDWAERFCAHAAVKDVMPGTDKIARFAKVLQARKKSAAAAAAPSK, encoded by the exons ATGGCAAAGAGTGATTTGAAACTTCTGGGTTCGTTGGGAAGCCCATTTGTGTTGAAGGCTGCAATTGCTCTGAACATCAAATCCGTTGATTATGAGTTTATTGAGGATAACCTTGCACCCAAAAGTGAGCTTCTTCTCCAAACCAATCCTGTGCACAAGAAAATCCCTGTTCTCATTCACAATGACAAACCCATTTGCGAATCTCTCGTAATTGTGCAATATATTGATGAGGCTTGGTCCTCTGGCTCCCCAATTCTTCCTTCTGATCCTTATGACCGTGCCATTGCTCGATTTTGGGCTGCTTATATTGATGATAAG TGGTTTCCATCTGTGGGAGGCATTTTGTATgctggaggagaagaagaaaggaaagctGTGCTTGCACAAGTGGAAGAAGGTCTATTGCTATTGGAGGGTGCGTTTGTGGATTGCAGCAAAGCAAAGGCCTTCTTTGGAGGAGATGAGATTGGGTTTTTGGACATTGCATTTGGGTGTTTCTTGGCATGGCTTAGGGTGAATGAGAAGGCCAATGGTGTGAAATTGCTTGATGAAACCAAATTCCCAAATCTGACAGATTGGGCTGAGAGGTTTTGTGCTCATGCTGCTGTGAAGGACGTCATGCCTGGGACTGACAAGATCGCTCGGTTTGCTAAGGTTCTTCAAGCCAGGAAGaaatctgctgctgctgctgctgctccaTCAAAGTAG